From the genome of Symphalangus syndactylus isolate Jambi chromosome 5, NHGRI_mSymSyn1-v2.1_pri, whole genome shotgun sequence, one region includes:
- the PRR4 gene encoding proline-rich protein 4 → MLLVLLSVVLLALSSAQSTDNDVIYEDFTSTTPDVEDSSQSPDQGSQRPPLEGLLPRPPGDSGNQDDGPQQRPPQPGGHHHHPPPPPFQNQQRPPRRGGHHLSVPRFPPVRLEEVPPPFFQRDRPPRHPQDQPLW, encoded by the exons ATGCTGCTGGTCCTGCTATCAGTGGTCCTTCTGGCTCTGAGCTCAGCTCAGAGCACAGATAAtg ATGTGATCTATGAAGACTTTACTTCCACCACACCAG ATGTAGAGGACTCAAGTCAGAGCCCAGATCAGGGATCCCAGAGACCTCCGCTTGAAGGACTCCTACCTAGACCCCCTGGCGATAGTGGTAACCAAGATGATGGTCCTCAGCAGAGACCACCACAACCAGGaggccatcaccaccatcctccCCCACCACCTTTTCAAAATCAACAACGACCACCCCGACGAGGAGGCCATCACCTCTCTGTACCCCGATTTCCTCCTGTCCGCCTGGAGGAAGTACCACCACCATTCTTCCAGAGGGACAGACCACCAAGACATCCGCAGGACCAGCCACTCTGGTAA
- the LOC129483363 gene encoding LOW QUALITY PROTEIN: histone-lysine N-methyltransferase, H3 lysine-79 specific-like (The sequence of the model RefSeq protein was modified relative to this genomic sequence to represent the inferred CDS: inserted 5 bases in 5 codons; deleted 3 bases in 3 codons): MGEKLELRLKSPVAAEPAVYPWPLPVYDKHCDAAHEIIETIRWVCEEIPDLKLAMENYVLIDYDTKSFESMQRLCDKYNRAIDSIHQLWKGTTQPMKLNTRPSTGLLRHILQQVYNHSVTDPEKLNNYEPFSPEVYGETSFDLVAQMIDEIKMTDDDLFVDLGSGVGQVVLQVAAATNCKHHYGVEKADIPAKYAETMDREFRKWMKWYGKKHAEFTLERGYFLSEEWRERIANXEVYHQLKERFANMKEGGRIVSSKPFAPLNFRINSRNLSDIGTIMRVVELSPLKVSVSWTGKPVSYYPHTIDRTILENCFSSLKNPKLREXQEAARRRQQRDSKSNAATPTKGPEGKLAGPADAPMDSGAEKEKAGAATVKKPSPSKARNKKLNKKGRKMAGRKHGRLKKMNTANPEWKTKKNQTALDALHVQTVSQTTAYSPQDAYRYPHSPFYQLPPSVQLHSPNPLLVAPTLPALQKLPESFKIQYLQFLAYTKXPQYKASLQELLGQEKEKNAQLLGAAQQLLSHCQAQKEEIRRLFQQKLDELGVKALTYNDLIQAQKEISAYNQQLPEQSEQLEKDNRALRSQSLQLLKARCEELQLDWATLSLEKLLKEKQALKSQISEKQRHCLELQISIVELEKSQRQQELLQLKSCVPPDDALSLHLRGKGALGRELEPDASRLHLELDCAKFSLPHLSSMSPAKIVLRRHLSQDHTVPGRPPASELHSRAEHTKENGLPYQSPSVPGSMKLSPQDPRPLSPGALQLAGEKSSEKGLRERAYGSSGELITSLPISIPLSTMQPNKLPVSIRLASVVLPGCAEKARSTPSPVLQPRDPSSTLEKQIGANAHGAGSRSLALAPSGFSYAGSVAISGALAGSPACLTPGAGPATLDKSSSSGSLFATVGSRSSTPQHPLXQPWNSLLASPAHQLSSSLRLGGATQGPLLEASKGDLPSDSGFSDPESEAKRRIVFIIATGAGTAKQSPSSKHSPLTASARGDCVPSHRQDSRKRGRRKRASTGTPSLSAGVSLKRRALPSVAGLFTQPSGSPLNLNSMVSNINQPLEITAILSPETSLKSSPVPYQDHDSQPPVLKKERPLSQTNXTSDEEPGSEDEPSSARIERKIATISLESKSPPKTLENGGGLTGRKPTPAGEPVKSSKRKSTFSPISDIGLAKSADSPLQASSALSQNSLFTFRPALEEPSADAKLAAHSRKGFPGSLSAGADGLSPGTNPANGCTFGGGLAADLSLHSFSDGASLPHEGPEAAGLSSPLSFPLQRGKEGSDANPFLSKRQLDGLAGLKGEGSRGKEAGEGGLLLCRPTDKTPLLTCKAAKARDRELYLKNGHNLFISAPAVPPGSLLSSHGLAPAPSFAGGAASSAQTHRPFLGPFPPGPQFALVPMSLQANLGSVAGSSVLQSLFSSVLAAASLVHVSSAATRLTNSHAMGSFSGVAGGTVGGN; the protein is encoded by the exons ATGGGGGAGAAGCTGGAGCTGAGATTGAAGTCGCCCGTGGCGGCTGAGCCCGCCGTCTACCCGTGGCCGCTGCCGGTCTACGATAAACATTGCGATGCTGCTCATGAAATCATCGAGACCATCCGATGGGTCTGTGAAGAAATTCCGGATCTCAAGCTCGCTATGGAGAATTACGTTTTAATTGACTATGACACCAAAAGCTTCGAGAGCATGCAGAGGCTCTGCGACAAGTACAACCGTGCCATCGACAGCATCCACCAGCTGTGGAAGGGCACCACGCAGCCCATGAAGCTGAACACG CGGCCGTCCACCGGGCTCCTGCGCCACATCCTGCAGCAGGTCTACAACCACTCGGTGACCGACCCCGAGAAGCTCAACAACTACGAGCCCTTCTCCCCCGAGGTGTACGGGGAGACCTCCTTTGACCTGGTGGCCCAGATGATTGACGAGATCAAGATGACCGACGACGACCTGTTTGTGGACTTGGGGAGCGGTGTGGGCCAGGTCGTGCTCCAGGTCGCCGCTGCCACCAACTGCAAACATCACTATGGCGTCGAGAAAGCAGACATCCCGGCCAAGTATGCGGAGACCATGGACCGCGAGTTCAGGAAGTGGATGAAATGGTATGGAAAAAAGCATGCAGAATTCACATTGGAGAGAGGCTATTTCCTCTCAGAAGAGTGGAGGGAGCGAATCGCCA ACGAGGTGTATCACCAGCTGAAGGAGCGGTTTGCAAACATGAAGGAAGGTGGCAGAATCGTGTCCTCAAAACCCTTTGCACCTCTGAACTTCAGAATAAACAGTAGAAACTTGAGTGACATTGGCACCATCATGCGCGTGGTGGAGCTCTCGCCCCTGAAGGTCTCGGTGTCGTGGACGGGGAAGCCAGTCTCCTACTACCCGCACACTATCGACCGCACCATACTTGAAAACTGTTTTTCTAGTCTGAAAAACCCCAAACTCAGGG AACAGGAGGCAGCCCGGCGCCGCCAGCAGCGCGACAGCAAGAGCAACGCGGCCACGCCCACTAAGGGCCCAGAGGGCAAGTTGGCCGGCCCCGCAGACGCCCCCATGGACTCTGGTGCTGAGAAAGAGAAGGCGGGAGCAGCCACCGTGAAGAAGCCGTCTCCTTCCAAAGCCCGCAATAAGAAGCTAAACAAGAAGGGGAGGAAGATGGCCGGCCGCAAGCACGGGCGCCTCAAGAAGATGAACACTGCGAACCCCGAATGGAAGACCAAGAAGAACCAAACTGCACTGGATGCCCTGCACGTTCAGACCGTGTCTCAGACGACGGCCTACTCGCCCCAGGATGCCTACAGATACCCTCACAGCCCGTTCTACCAGCTACCTCCGAGCGTGCAGCTGCACTCCCCCAACCCGCTGCTGGTGGCGCCCACCCTGCCCGCGCTGCAGAAGCTGCCAGAGTCCTTCAAGATCCAGTACCTGCAGTTCCTGGCATACACAA ACCCCCAGTACAAGGCCAGCCTGCAGGAGCTGCTGGgccaggagaaggagaagaatgcCCAGCTCCTGGGCGCGGCTCAGCAGCTCCTCAGCCACTGCCAGGCCCAGAAGGAGGAGATCAGGAGGCTGTTCCAGCAAAAATTGGATGAGCTGGGCGTGAAGGCGCTGACCTACAACGACCTGATTCAAGCGCAGAAGGAGATCTCCGCCTATAACCAGCAGCTGCCGGAGCAGTCGGAGCAGCTGGAGAAGGACAACCGCGCGCTCCGCAGCCAGAGCTTGCAGCTGCTCAAGGCTCGCTGCGAGGAACTGCAGCTGGACTGGGCCACGCTGTCTCTGGAGAAGCTgctgaaggagaagcaggccCTGAAGAGCCAGATCTCGGAGAAGCAGAGGCACTGCCTGGAGCTGCAGATCAGCATTGTGGAGCTAGAGAAGAGCCAGCGGCAGCAGGAGCTCCTGCAGCTCAAGTCGTGTGTGCCGCCTGACGACGCCCTGTCCCTGCACCTGCGTGGGAAGGGCGCCCTGGGCCGCGAGCTGGAGCCTGATGCCAGCCGGCTGCACCTGGAGCTGGACTGCGCCAAGTTCTCGCTGCCTCACTTGAGCAGCATGAGCCCGGCCAAGATTGTGCTGAGGCGGCACCTGAGCCAGGACCACACGGTGCCCGGCAGGCCGCCCGCCAGTGAGCTGCACTCGAGAGCTGAGCACACCAAGGAGAACGGTCTTCCCTACCAGAGCCCCAGCGTGCCTGGCAGCATGAAGCTGAGCCCTCAGGACCCGCGGCCCCTGTCCCCTGGGGCCTTGCAGCTTGCTGGAGAGAAGAGCAGTGAGAAGGGCCTAAGAGAGCGTGCCTACGGCAGCAGCGGGGAGCTCATCACCAGCCTGCCCATCAGCATCCCGCTCAGCACCATGCAGCCCAACAAGCTCCCGGTCAGCATccgcctggccagcgtggtgctGCCCGGCTGCGCCGAGAAGGCGAGGAGCACCCCCAGTCCTGTGCTGCAGCCCCGTGACCCCTCGTCCACACTTGAAAAGCAGATTGGTGCTAATGCCCACGGTGCTGGGAGCAGAAGCCTTGCCCTGGCCCCCTCAGGCTTTTCCTACGCTGGCTCGGTGGCCATCAGCGGGGCCTTGGCGGGCAGCCCGGCCTGTCTCACACCTGGAGCAGGGCCTGCCACCTTGGATAAGTCCTCCAGCTCTGGGAGTCTTTTTGCCACCGTGGGGTCCCGCAGTTCCACGCCACAGCACCCCC AACAGCCCTGGAACTCGCTCCTGGCCTCTCCCGCCCACCAGCTCTCCTCCAGTCTCAGGCTTGGTGGGGCCACCCAGGGCCCGCTCCTCGAGGCCAGCAAGGGGGACCTGCCCTCCGATTCCGGCTTCTCAGATCCTGAGAGTGAAGCCAAGAGGAGGATTGTGTTCATCATCGCCACTGGTGCAGGCACTGCCAAGCAGTCGCCCTCCAGCAAGCACAGCCCCCTGACCGCCAGCGCCCGTGGGGACTGTGTGCCGAGCCACAGGCAGGACAGCCGCAAGCGCGGCCGGCGGAAGCGAGCATCTACCGGGACGCCCAGCTTGAGTGCAGGGGTGTCCCTCAAGCGCCGAGCCCTGCCATCCGTCGCTGGCCTTTTCACACAGCCTTCGGGGTCTCCCCTCAACCTCAACTCCATGGTCAGTAACATCAACCAGCCCCTGGAGATTACAGCCATCTTGTCCCCCGAGACCTCCCTGAAGAGCTCCCCTGTGCCCTACCAGGACCACGAC AGCCAGCCCCCTGTGCTGAAAAAGGAGCGGCCTCTGAGCCAGACCA TCACCTCAGACGAGGAGCCAGGCTCTGAGGACGAGCCCAGCAGTGCCCGAATTGAGAGAAAAATTGCAACAATCTCCTTAGAAAGCAAATCTCCCCCGAAAACCTTGGAAAATGGTGGTGGCTTGACCGGAAGGAAGCCCACGCCCGCCGGCGAGCCAGTCAAGAGCAGCAAGCGGAAGTCCACCTTCTCGCCCATCTCTGACATCGGCCTGGCCAAGTCTGCAGACAGCCCGCTGCAGGCTAGCTCCGCCCTCAGCCAGAACTCCCTGTTCACGTTTCGGCCCGCCCTGGAGGAGCCCTCTGCCGATGCCAAGCTGGCCGCTCACTCCAGGAAAGGCTTTCCTGGCTCCCTGTCA GCAGGGGCTGACGGACTCAGCCCGGGCACCAATCCTGCTAACGGCTGCACCTTCGGCGGGGGCCTGGCCGCGGACCTGAGTTTACACAGCTTCAGTGATGGTGCTTCTCTTCCCCACGAGGGCCCCGAGGCGGCCGGCCTGAGCTCCCCGCTGAGCTTCCCCTTGCAGCGCGGCAAGGAGGGCTCGGACGCCAACCCATTCCTGAGCAAGAGGCAGCTGGACGGCCTGGCTGGGTTGAAGGGCGAGGGCAGCCGCGGcaaggaggcaggggagggcgGCCTGCTGCTGTGCCGGCCCACGGACAAGACCCCGCTGCTGACCTGCAAGGCCGCCAAGGCCCGGGACCGCGAGCTCTACCTCAAGAATGGCCACAACCTCTTCATCTCTGCGCCGGCCGTGCCTCCCGGAAGCCTCCTCAGCAGCCACGGCCTGGCCCCGGCGCCGTCCTTCGCAGGCGGCGCGGCGTCCTCTGCCCAGACGCACCGGCCCTTCCTGGGCCCCTTCCCGCCAGGACCGCAGTTCGCGCTCGTCCCCATGTCCCTGCAGGCCAACCTCGGCTCCGTGGCCGGCTCCTCCGTGCTGCAGTCGCTGTTCAGCTCTGTGCTGGCCGCTGCAAGCCTGGTGCACGTGTCGTCCGCTGCCACCAGACTGACCAACTCGCACGCCATGGGCAGCTTTTCCGGGGTGGCAGGCGGCACAGTTGGAGGTAACTAG